A genomic region of Anaeromicrobium sediminis contains the following coding sequences:
- a CDS encoding zinc-ribbon domain-containing protein has protein sequence MEDKKIVCKDCGEDFVFTAGEQEFYKEKGFDNEPKRCKPCRDTRKQNNRR, from the coding sequence ATGGAAGATAAGAAAATCGTATGTAAGGACTGTGGAGAAGACTTTGTATTTACAGCTGGAGAGCAAGAATTCTATAAGGAAAAGGGATTCGACAACGAACCTAAGAGATGTAAGCCATGTAGAGACACTAGAAAGCAAAATAATAGAAGATAA
- a CDS encoding DMT family transporter, with amino-acid sequence MENRSYIFILLAGICWGTIGYFAKILLSYNLTSLEVAFFRTFIGFFIIFICFLIVNRQVLKIDKRGMLYTLAIGILCQVVFNSLYFYAVKNVGVATSAVLLYTAPAFSLMASGMFLGENITKLKVISLLICLVGCFFTATGGDIHVLEANSFGLIAGLGAGFCYGMMPVLSKSIMGKYNNWTILLYVFGFASIVLFFMAGPSDLMNLGIGIKGWATIMLFGLIVSVVPFGLYYKGLSLGIEPSKASIIATTELVVAVIISLMAFNENFGPSKFLGVILVLISVILIQSADKKVKVVEA; translated from the coding sequence ATGGAGAATAGGTCATATATATTTATTTTATTGGCAGGTATATGTTGGGGAACCATTGGATACTTTGCAAAGATATTGTTAAGTTATAATCTAACTTCACTAGAAGTTGCTTTTTTTAGAACATTTATAGGTTTTTTTATTATATTCATATGTTTTTTAATTGTAAACAGACAAGTACTAAAAATAGATAAGCGTGGAATGCTTTATACCCTAGCAATAGGGATATTATGTCAGGTGGTATTTAATAGTCTATATTTTTATGCAGTAAAGAATGTGGGGGTAGCCACTTCTGCTGTATTATTATATACGGCACCTGCATTTTCTCTTATGGCATCAGGCATGTTTTTGGGAGAAAATATAACTAAATTAAAGGTGATTTCCTTACTTATATGTCTAGTAGGTTGCTTTTTTACAGCTACAGGAGGAGATATACATGTATTAGAGGCCAATTCCTTTGGGTTAATAGCAGGTTTAGGAGCAGGCTTTTGTTATGGAATGATGCCAGTTCTTAGTAAATCTATTATGGGTAAGTATAATAATTGGACCATACTCTTATATGTATTTGGATTTGCATCCATAGTACTATTCTTTATGGCAGGACCATCAGATTTAATGAACCTTGGAATCGGCATTAAGGGATGGGCTACTATTATGTTATTTGGACTCATTGTAAGTGTGGTGCCCTTTGGGTTGTATTACAAGGGACTCTCCCTTGGTATAGAGCCATCAAAGGCTAGTATAATAGCAACCACAGAATTAGTAGTGGCAGTTATCATATCCCTAATGGCTTTTAATGAAAATTTTGGACCATCTAAATTTTTAGGAGTAATATTGGTATTAATATCCGTAATACTAATTCAAAGTGCTGATAAAAAGGTAAAAGTAGTAGAAGCATAA
- the ftsH gene encoding ATP-dependent zinc metalloprotease FtsH gives MSSVNGSNNDPDKNKIYRNLFFYGLLMISCLIIFNMFFNPFKPDKISYSDFERLGREGKIQEVQIGADTLYIMAKDKDNNVKMYYTERLMDIDLLDDLKSWGVKEYGGVDESKGPLGEILLSWIIPLFIFIGLGKIIGMTLSKGMKNMNPMSMSRSTAKEYNMEKNTGVTFKDVAGQEEAKKSLEEVVDYLHNPKKYREIGAKLPKGLLLVGPPGTGKTLLAKAVAGEAHVPFFSISGSEFVQMFVGMGAARVRDLFSKAKKKAPCIIFIDEVDAIGKARDTGGIGGNDEREQTLNQLLTEMDGFDSSEQPVVILAATNRPEILDKALLRPGRFDRRVIVNKPDFIGRRKILEVHVKKVKLEDNVNLDNIAKMTAGSSGADLANIINEAALRAVRHGKDKVSQRELEESIEAVFAGEAKRDRIMSKEEKISVAYHEAGHALAGALQERTDPVTKITIVPTTMGALGYTLSLPTEEKYLVSKEELEEKIVVMLAGRAAEEVKLNQVSTGASNDIEKATEMARRMITIYGMSDKFDMVGLESPSGRYMDGTPVKNYSSQTGKEIDEEVLSIIKRAHKKAKDILVNNIELLDKVSNLLLEKECLSGDEFYELVKEYRI, from the coding sequence ATGAGTAGCGTTAATGGTTCTAATAATGACCCTGATAAAAATAAAATATATAGAAATTTATTTTTTTATGGATTATTAATGATAAGTTGCCTTATTATATTCAATATGTTTTTCAATCCATTTAAGCCAGATAAAATAAGCTATAGTGACTTTGAAAGACTGGGGAGAGAAGGGAAAATTCAAGAGGTGCAAATAGGAGCAGATACCCTCTACATAATGGCAAAGGACAAAGATAATAATGTAAAGATGTATTACACAGAAAGGTTAATGGATATAGATCTATTGGATGATTTAAAGTCTTGGGGAGTTAAGGAATATGGAGGAGTAGATGAAAGTAAGGGCCCCTTAGGAGAAATATTGCTATCCTGGATAATTCCTCTTTTCATATTTATAGGATTAGGCAAAATAATAGGAATGACCCTGTCTAAGGGAATGAAAAATATGAATCCCATGTCCATGAGTAGGAGCACTGCAAAGGAATATAATATGGAGAAAAATACGGGAGTCACCTTTAAAGATGTGGCAGGACAAGAGGAAGCTAAGAAATCCTTAGAGGAGGTTGTAGATTATCTCCATAATCCTAAAAAATATAGGGAAATAGGAGCCAAGCTACCAAAGGGACTATTGCTAGTTGGACCACCAGGCACAGGAAAAACTCTCCTTGCAAAGGCTGTAGCTGGAGAAGCTCATGTTCCATTTTTTTCCATATCTGGATCTGAATTTGTACAGATGTTTGTAGGTATGGGAGCGGCTAGAGTTAGGGATCTATTTAGTAAAGCAAAGAAAAAGGCCCCTTGTATAATATTTATAGATGAAGTAGATGCCATAGGAAAGGCTAGAGATACAGGGGGAATTGGGGGAAATGATGAAAGAGAACAAACATTAAATCAATTGTTAACAGAAATGGATGGCTTTGATTCATCAGAACAACCTGTAGTAATTCTTGCAGCCACTAATAGGCCAGAGATATTAGATAAGGCTCTACTTAGACCTGGTAGATTTGATAGACGTGTCATAGTTAATAAGCCTGACTTCATAGGACGAAGGAAGATATTAGAGGTTCATGTGAAAAAAGTTAAATTAGAAGATAATGTGAATCTAGATAACATAGCCAAGATGACAGCCGGTTCATCTGGAGCAGATTTGGCTAATATAATAAATGAGGCAGCCCTAAGAGCTGTTAGACATGGTAAAGATAAGGTGAGCCAGAGAGAGTTGGAAGAATCTATAGAAGCCGTATTTGCAGGTGAGGCTAAGAGAGACAGGATAATGTCTAAAGAAGAGAAAATATCTGTAGCTTATCATGAAGCCGGACATGCTCTAGCAGGAGCTCTACAAGAAAGAACTGATCCTGTTACTAAAATTACTATAGTTCCTACTACTATGGGAGCTTTAGGTTATACCTTGTCATTGCCTACAGAAGAAAAATATTTAGTTTCAAAGGAAGAGCTAGAAGAGAAAATAGTAGTAATGTTAGCTGGAAGGGCAGCAGAAGAAGTAAAATTAAATCAGGTATCCACAGGTGCTTCTAATGATATAGAAAAGGCTACAGAAATGGCAAGAAGAATGATAACTATATATGGTATGAGTGATAAATTTGATATGGTAGGATTAGAATCTCCTTCTGGTAGATATATGGATGGAACTCCTGTGAAAAACTATAGTTCACAGACGGGTAAAGAAATAGATGAAGAGGTCTTAAGTATTATTAAAAGGGCCCATAAGAAAGCTAAGGACATTTTAGTTAATAATATAGAACTTTTAGATAAGGTATCTAATTTATTACTTGAAAAGGAATGTTTATCTGGTGATGAGTTCTATGAATTAGTTAAAGAGTATAGAATATAA
- a CDS encoding TerD family protein: protein MAVSLKKGQKVDLTKTNPGLTNVVVGLGWDLNKYDGGSDFDLDTAAFLLQENNKVSADTDFVFYNNLKDPAGSVNHLGDNRTGEGDGDDEQIKIDLGKVPANVHRVAFSATIHEADVRGQNFGQVSNAYIRVMNADTNEELIRYDLGEDFSVETSVVVGEIYRHGGEWKFNAVGGGFQGGLGALCNNFGINVG from the coding sequence ATGGCAGTTAGTTTAAAAAAAGGTCAAAAGGTAGATTTAACTAAAACAAATCCAGGTCTTACTAATGTTGTAGTAGGATTAGGTTGGGATTTAAACAAATATGATGGTGGCTCTGATTTTGACTTAGATACGGCAGCCTTTTTATTACAAGAGAACAATAAAGTATCTGCTGATACAGATTTTGTATTTTACAATAATCTAAAGGATCCTGCTGGTTCTGTAAATCATTTAGGAGATAACAGAACTGGAGAAGGTGATGGAGATGATGAACAAATTAAGATAGACTTAGGAAAGGTTCCTGCTAATGTACATAGGGTAGCCTTTAGTGCCACTATCCATGAAGCTGATGTAAGAGGACAAAACTTTGGTCAAGTTTCTAATGCATATATAAGGGTAATGAATGCAGACACAAATGAAGAGTTAATAAGATACGATTTAGGAGAAGATTTTAGTGTAGAAACTTCTGTTGTAGTAGGAGAAATCTATAGACATGGTGGAGAATGGAAATTTAATGCAGTAGGAGGCGGATTCCAAGGTGGTCTTGGAGCTTTATGTAATAACTTTGGAATTAATGTTGGATAA
- a CDS encoding TerD family protein: protein MAVSLKKGQRVDLTKNDPGLSKLMIGLGWDPVKKSGGGGLLGGIFGGGGSPNIDCDASVLMLDENGKITDKKDIIYFSNLRSKCGAVRHSGDNLTGDGDGDDEQVFVELGSVSPRISKLVFVVNIYACEKRKQDFGMIQNAFIRAVDMNKGNEILKYNLTENYSGSTTLIVGELYRHGGEWKFAAVGEGTRDTSISSIVKKYM from the coding sequence ATGGCTGTTAGTTTAAAAAAAGGTCAAAGAGTTGACTTAACTAAGAATGATCCAGGACTTAGCAAATTAATGATAGGACTAGGATGGGACCCTGTAAAGAAAAGTGGCGGGGGAGGCCTACTAGGAGGAATATTTGGTGGTGGAGGATCACCTAATATTGACTGTGATGCATCTGTACTTATGTTAGATGAAAATGGAAAGATAACAGATAAAAAGGATATTATATATTTTAGCAACTTAAGAAGTAAGTGTGGCGCGGTTCGTCACTCCGGTGACAACTTAACTGGAGATGGAGACGGAGACGATGAGCAAGTATTTGTAGAACTGGGTAGTGTATCACCTAGAATAAGTAAATTAGTATTTGTAGTAAACATATATGCTTGTGAAAAGAGAAAGCAAGACTTTGGCATGATTCAAAATGCATTTATTAGGGCTGTAGATATGAATAAGGGAAATGAAATTTTAAAGTATAACCTTACAGAGAATTACTCAGGATCAACTACTCTAATAGTTGGAGAACTATATAGACATGGCGGAGAGTGGAAGTTTGCAGCTGTAGGAGAAGGTACTAGAGATACTTCTATAAGCAGTATAGTAAAGAAATATATGTAA